In Hemitrygon akajei chromosome 9, sHemAka1.3, whole genome shotgun sequence, the following are encoded in one genomic region:
- the ankrd6b gene encoding ankyrin repeat domain-containing protein 6b isoform X1, producing the protein MSQRDAVAQLSERLLIAAHKGQTENVVQLINKGARIAVTKHGRTALHLAAYKGHIDVVRILLKASCDLDIQDDSDQTALYRAAVVGNTEVISALILEGCSLDRQDKDGNTALHEASWHGFSHSVKLLVKAGGNVHAKNQAGNVALHLACQNGHSQSCRVLLLGGSRPDIKNSMGDTCLHVATRYNHVAIIKILLSAFCSVSEKNQAGDTPLHVAAALNHKKIARLLLEAGADGSIVNNAGLTALEAARESNSPEVALLLTKAPQVLSFCRGRSLRKKREKLKEERRAQSVPRDELIQSKGSVSVDDIHSSEQGHQKKRNEDDLIRMTTPEQKRKRDRKKKQKEKGSALSDPPPVLDQQPQQDNRHNRRRRNKHCCCSPPPQQGPLPHNFRAYQLYTLYRDKAGKVMQAPINGCRCEPLINKLENRLEATKEEIKAELETVQGKLNTKLGELERRNKHEIRVLEKLTSERISVERTECLHRIDQRAVLERLEGDRRQAVMFDDVKLWFSSKLQNLEHKLSGELMSKSTAVDGEDLPETVNTDAIQTNRDHKNFQTGEHQQPYISLRGSLSEESGRAKVQSLDETSGRQQLVIQRDFPSGATQHAMTVSSSSSNVPQATSPVVRPKQRASSLAAKIHHEFPSLEQPVVKSGHVKFQTAHEDTGLTDQAVSGQPLGGCNQNKSTQTKKSLSARHKQKQSSTQTSACHRLGQPITQIKDSSPVLEITQYFFEAVSTQMEKWYERKIEEARYQADQKANQDKVALLEQIKSLEEELQKLRTKMQTDS; encoded by the exons AGTGATCAAACAGCTCTATATCGGGCAGCTGTTGTGGGCAACACAGAGGTTATCTCAGCACTAATTCTTGAGGGGTGTTCTCTGGATCGGCAGGACAAG GATGGTAACACTGCTCTGCACGAAGCCAGCTGGCATGGATTCAGTCACTCTGTCAAACTCTTGGTCAAAGCAGGAGGAAATGTTCATGCAAAGAATCAG GCAGGCAACGTAGCTCTCCACTTGGCTTGTCAGAATGGCCATTCCCAGAGCTGCCGTGTGTTGTTACTGGGAGGATCTAGACCTGACATTAAGAACAGT ATGGGAGACACATGTTTACATGTTGCAACACGCTATAATCATGTGGCTATTATTAAAATCCTCCTGAGTGCTTTCTGTTCTGTCAGTGAGAAGAATCAG GCTGGAGATACACCCCTCCACGTTgctgctgccctcaaccacaagAAAATAGCCAGACTCTTGCTGGAAGCAGGAGCAGATGGAAGCATTGTCAACAAT GCTGGTCTGACAGCCCTGGAAGCAGCCAGAGAGAGCAACAGTCCTGAAGTGGCCCTTCTTCTCACCAAGGCACCCCAG GTTCTCAGTTTCTGTCGTGGGAGAAGCCTGAGGAAGAAGAGGGAGAAACTGAAGGAAGAACGTAGAGCCCAGTCTGTGCCTCGCGATGAATTGATCCAGAGTAAG GGAAGTGTTTCAGTCGATGACATCCATAGCAGTGAGCAAGGACAtcagaagaaaagaaatgaagATGATTTAATCAGAATGACTACACCAGAACAGAAGAGAAAGCGGGACAGAAAGAAAAAGCAGAAGGAAAAG GGTTCTGCTCTTTCTGATCCTCCTCCAGTGTTAGACCAGCAACCTCAGCAAGATAACAGACACAACAGGAGAAGGCGAAATAAGCATTGCTGCTGTTCCCCACCTCCACAGCAAGGCCCTCTCCCACATAATTTCCGTGCCTACCAGCTCTACACGTTATACAGAGACAAAGCAGGCAAAGTCATGCAG GCCCCCATCAATGGCTGCCGTTGTGAACCTTTGATCAATAAATTAGAGAATCGCCTTGAAGCtacaaaagaagaaataaaagcagaactGGAGACTGTGCAAGGGAAGTTAAATACAAAACTTGGAGAACTGGAAAGAAGGAATAAACATGAG ATCAGAGTCTTAGAAAAGTTAACATCTGAACGGATTTCAGTCGAACGGACCGAATGCCTGCACCGCATTGACCAGCGTGCAGTACTGGAGCGACTTGAGGGAGACAGACGTCAG GCAGTAATGTTCGATGATGTGAAATTGTGGTTTTCATCCAAGCTCCAAAACCTTGAGCACAAGTTGTCAGGAGAACTGATGTCTAAATCTACAGCAGTTGATGGTGAAGACCTGCCAGAGACTGTTAACACTGATGCCATCCAAACCAACAGGGATCATAAGAATTTCCAAACTGGAGAACATCAGCAGCCCTACATTAGTCTGCGTGGTAGCTTGTCGGAAGAATCAGGAAGAGCTAAAGTCCAGTCCTTGGATGAGACATCAGGCAGACAGCAGCTTGTCATTCAACGTGATTTTCCATCAG GAGCAACACAACATGCTATGACTGTTTCCAGTTCTTCCTCAAATGTGCCTCAGGCAACTTCTCCAGTGGTTAGACCAAAGCAAAGAGCCTCTTCTCTTGCTGCTAAAATACACCACGAGTTTCCATCTTTGGAGCAGCCTGTGGTCAAATCTGGGCACGTAAAGTTTCAAACTGCTCATGAAGACACAGGTTTGACTGACCAAGCAGTAAGTGGCCAACctcttggaggatgcaatcaaaACAAAAGCACTCAGACTAAAAAATCTCTGAGTGCAAGGCACAAGCAAAAACAGAGCAGCACACAGACCTCTGCTTGCCACCGCTTGGGCCAGCCCATCACGCAGATCAAGGACAGCTCACCAGTACTTGAAATCACTCAGTATTTTTTTGAGGCAGTTTCCACACAGATGGAAAAATGGTACGAAAGGAAGATTGAAGAAGCAAGATATCAAGCAGATCAGAAAGCAAATCAAGATAAAGTTGCTTTGCTTGAACAAATTAAAAGTTTGGAAGAAGAACTACAGAAACTGAGGACAAAAATGCAGACGGATAGCTAG
- the ankrd6b gene encoding ankyrin repeat domain-containing protein 6b isoform X2: protein MSQRDAVAQLSERLLIAAHKGQTENVVQLINKGARIAVTKSDQTALYRAAVVGNTEVISALILEGCSLDRQDKDGNTALHEASWHGFSHSVKLLVKAGGNVHAKNQAGNVALHLACQNGHSQSCRVLLLGGSRPDIKNSMGDTCLHVATRYNHVAIIKILLSAFCSVSEKNQAGDTPLHVAAALNHKKIARLLLEAGADGSIVNNAGLTALEAARESNSPEVALLLTKAPQVLSFCRGRSLRKKREKLKEERRAQSVPRDELIQSKGSVSVDDIHSSEQGHQKKRNEDDLIRMTTPEQKRKRDRKKKQKEKGSALSDPPPVLDQQPQQDNRHNRRRRNKHCCCSPPPQQGPLPHNFRAYQLYTLYRDKAGKVMQAPINGCRCEPLINKLENRLEATKEEIKAELETVQGKLNTKLGELERRNKHEIRVLEKLTSERISVERTECLHRIDQRAVLERLEGDRRQAVMFDDVKLWFSSKLQNLEHKLSGELMSKSTAVDGEDLPETVNTDAIQTNRDHKNFQTGEHQQPYISLRGSLSEESGRAKVQSLDETSGRQQLVIQRDFPSGATQHAMTVSSSSSNVPQATSPVVRPKQRASSLAAKIHHEFPSLEQPVVKSGHVKFQTAHEDTGLTDQAVSGQPLGGCNQNKSTQTKKSLSARHKQKQSSTQTSACHRLGQPITQIKDSSPVLEITQYFFEAVSTQMEKWYERKIEEARYQADQKANQDKVALLEQIKSLEEELQKLRTKMQTDS, encoded by the exons AGTGATCAAACAGCTCTATATCGGGCAGCTGTTGTGGGCAACACAGAGGTTATCTCAGCACTAATTCTTGAGGGGTGTTCTCTGGATCGGCAGGACAAG GATGGTAACACTGCTCTGCACGAAGCCAGCTGGCATGGATTCAGTCACTCTGTCAAACTCTTGGTCAAAGCAGGAGGAAATGTTCATGCAAAGAATCAG GCAGGCAACGTAGCTCTCCACTTGGCTTGTCAGAATGGCCATTCCCAGAGCTGCCGTGTGTTGTTACTGGGAGGATCTAGACCTGACATTAAGAACAGT ATGGGAGACACATGTTTACATGTTGCAACACGCTATAATCATGTGGCTATTATTAAAATCCTCCTGAGTGCTTTCTGTTCTGTCAGTGAGAAGAATCAG GCTGGAGATACACCCCTCCACGTTgctgctgccctcaaccacaagAAAATAGCCAGACTCTTGCTGGAAGCAGGAGCAGATGGAAGCATTGTCAACAAT GCTGGTCTGACAGCCCTGGAAGCAGCCAGAGAGAGCAACAGTCCTGAAGTGGCCCTTCTTCTCACCAAGGCACCCCAG GTTCTCAGTTTCTGTCGTGGGAGAAGCCTGAGGAAGAAGAGGGAGAAACTGAAGGAAGAACGTAGAGCCCAGTCTGTGCCTCGCGATGAATTGATCCAGAGTAAG GGAAGTGTTTCAGTCGATGACATCCATAGCAGTGAGCAAGGACAtcagaagaaaagaaatgaagATGATTTAATCAGAATGACTACACCAGAACAGAAGAGAAAGCGGGACAGAAAGAAAAAGCAGAAGGAAAAG GGTTCTGCTCTTTCTGATCCTCCTCCAGTGTTAGACCAGCAACCTCAGCAAGATAACAGACACAACAGGAGAAGGCGAAATAAGCATTGCTGCTGTTCCCCACCTCCACAGCAAGGCCCTCTCCCACATAATTTCCGTGCCTACCAGCTCTACACGTTATACAGAGACAAAGCAGGCAAAGTCATGCAG GCCCCCATCAATGGCTGCCGTTGTGAACCTTTGATCAATAAATTAGAGAATCGCCTTGAAGCtacaaaagaagaaataaaagcagaactGGAGACTGTGCAAGGGAAGTTAAATACAAAACTTGGAGAACTGGAAAGAAGGAATAAACATGAG ATCAGAGTCTTAGAAAAGTTAACATCTGAACGGATTTCAGTCGAACGGACCGAATGCCTGCACCGCATTGACCAGCGTGCAGTACTGGAGCGACTTGAGGGAGACAGACGTCAG GCAGTAATGTTCGATGATGTGAAATTGTGGTTTTCATCCAAGCTCCAAAACCTTGAGCACAAGTTGTCAGGAGAACTGATGTCTAAATCTACAGCAGTTGATGGTGAAGACCTGCCAGAGACTGTTAACACTGATGCCATCCAAACCAACAGGGATCATAAGAATTTCCAAACTGGAGAACATCAGCAGCCCTACATTAGTCTGCGTGGTAGCTTGTCGGAAGAATCAGGAAGAGCTAAAGTCCAGTCCTTGGATGAGACATCAGGCAGACAGCAGCTTGTCATTCAACGTGATTTTCCATCAG GAGCAACACAACATGCTATGACTGTTTCCAGTTCTTCCTCAAATGTGCCTCAGGCAACTTCTCCAGTGGTTAGACCAAAGCAAAGAGCCTCTTCTCTTGCTGCTAAAATACACCACGAGTTTCCATCTTTGGAGCAGCCTGTGGTCAAATCTGGGCACGTAAAGTTTCAAACTGCTCATGAAGACACAGGTTTGACTGACCAAGCAGTAAGTGGCCAACctcttggaggatgcaatcaaaACAAAAGCACTCAGACTAAAAAATCTCTGAGTGCAAGGCACAAGCAAAAACAGAGCAGCACACAGACCTCTGCTTGCCACCGCTTGGGCCAGCCCATCACGCAGATCAAGGACAGCTCACCAGTACTTGAAATCACTCAGTATTTTTTTGAGGCAGTTTCCACACAGATGGAAAAATGGTACGAAAGGAAGATTGAAGAAGCAAGATATCAAGCAGATCAGAAAGCAAATCAAGATAAAGTTGCTTTGCTTGAACAAATTAAAAGTTTGGAAGAAGAACTACAGAAACTGAGGACAAAAATGCAGACGGATAGCTAG
- the ankrd6b gene encoding ankyrin repeat domain-containing protein 6b isoform X3, which yields MSQRDAVAQLSERLLIAAHKGQTENVVQLINKGARIAVTKHGRTALHLAAYKGHIDVVRILLKASCDLDIQDDSDQTALYRAAVVGNTEVISALILEGCSLDRQDKAGNVALHLACQNGHSQSCRVLLLGGSRPDIKNSMGDTCLHVATRYNHVAIIKILLSAFCSVSEKNQAGDTPLHVAAALNHKKIARLLLEAGADGSIVNNAGLTALEAARESNSPEVALLLTKAPQVLSFCRGRSLRKKREKLKEERRAQSVPRDELIQSKGSVSVDDIHSSEQGHQKKRNEDDLIRMTTPEQKRKRDRKKKQKEKGSALSDPPPVLDQQPQQDNRHNRRRRNKHCCCSPPPQQGPLPHNFRAYQLYTLYRDKAGKVMQAPINGCRCEPLINKLENRLEATKEEIKAELETVQGKLNTKLGELERRNKHEIRVLEKLTSERISVERTECLHRIDQRAVLERLEGDRRQAVMFDDVKLWFSSKLQNLEHKLSGELMSKSTAVDGEDLPETVNTDAIQTNRDHKNFQTGEHQQPYISLRGSLSEESGRAKVQSLDETSGRQQLVIQRDFPSGATQHAMTVSSSSSNVPQATSPVVRPKQRASSLAAKIHHEFPSLEQPVVKSGHVKFQTAHEDTGLTDQAVSGQPLGGCNQNKSTQTKKSLSARHKQKQSSTQTSACHRLGQPITQIKDSSPVLEITQYFFEAVSTQMEKWYERKIEEARYQADQKANQDKVALLEQIKSLEEELQKLRTKMQTDS from the exons AGTGATCAAACAGCTCTATATCGGGCAGCTGTTGTGGGCAACACAGAGGTTATCTCAGCACTAATTCTTGAGGGGTGTTCTCTGGATCGGCAGGACAAG GCAGGCAACGTAGCTCTCCACTTGGCTTGTCAGAATGGCCATTCCCAGAGCTGCCGTGTGTTGTTACTGGGAGGATCTAGACCTGACATTAAGAACAGT ATGGGAGACACATGTTTACATGTTGCAACACGCTATAATCATGTGGCTATTATTAAAATCCTCCTGAGTGCTTTCTGTTCTGTCAGTGAGAAGAATCAG GCTGGAGATACACCCCTCCACGTTgctgctgccctcaaccacaagAAAATAGCCAGACTCTTGCTGGAAGCAGGAGCAGATGGAAGCATTGTCAACAAT GCTGGTCTGACAGCCCTGGAAGCAGCCAGAGAGAGCAACAGTCCTGAAGTGGCCCTTCTTCTCACCAAGGCACCCCAG GTTCTCAGTTTCTGTCGTGGGAGAAGCCTGAGGAAGAAGAGGGAGAAACTGAAGGAAGAACGTAGAGCCCAGTCTGTGCCTCGCGATGAATTGATCCAGAGTAAG GGAAGTGTTTCAGTCGATGACATCCATAGCAGTGAGCAAGGACAtcagaagaaaagaaatgaagATGATTTAATCAGAATGACTACACCAGAACAGAAGAGAAAGCGGGACAGAAAGAAAAAGCAGAAGGAAAAG GGTTCTGCTCTTTCTGATCCTCCTCCAGTGTTAGACCAGCAACCTCAGCAAGATAACAGACACAACAGGAGAAGGCGAAATAAGCATTGCTGCTGTTCCCCACCTCCACAGCAAGGCCCTCTCCCACATAATTTCCGTGCCTACCAGCTCTACACGTTATACAGAGACAAAGCAGGCAAAGTCATGCAG GCCCCCATCAATGGCTGCCGTTGTGAACCTTTGATCAATAAATTAGAGAATCGCCTTGAAGCtacaaaagaagaaataaaagcagaactGGAGACTGTGCAAGGGAAGTTAAATACAAAACTTGGAGAACTGGAAAGAAGGAATAAACATGAG ATCAGAGTCTTAGAAAAGTTAACATCTGAACGGATTTCAGTCGAACGGACCGAATGCCTGCACCGCATTGACCAGCGTGCAGTACTGGAGCGACTTGAGGGAGACAGACGTCAG GCAGTAATGTTCGATGATGTGAAATTGTGGTTTTCATCCAAGCTCCAAAACCTTGAGCACAAGTTGTCAGGAGAACTGATGTCTAAATCTACAGCAGTTGATGGTGAAGACCTGCCAGAGACTGTTAACACTGATGCCATCCAAACCAACAGGGATCATAAGAATTTCCAAACTGGAGAACATCAGCAGCCCTACATTAGTCTGCGTGGTAGCTTGTCGGAAGAATCAGGAAGAGCTAAAGTCCAGTCCTTGGATGAGACATCAGGCAGACAGCAGCTTGTCATTCAACGTGATTTTCCATCAG GAGCAACACAACATGCTATGACTGTTTCCAGTTCTTCCTCAAATGTGCCTCAGGCAACTTCTCCAGTGGTTAGACCAAAGCAAAGAGCCTCTTCTCTTGCTGCTAAAATACACCACGAGTTTCCATCTTTGGAGCAGCCTGTGGTCAAATCTGGGCACGTAAAGTTTCAAACTGCTCATGAAGACACAGGTTTGACTGACCAAGCAGTAAGTGGCCAACctcttggaggatgcaatcaaaACAAAAGCACTCAGACTAAAAAATCTCTGAGTGCAAGGCACAAGCAAAAACAGAGCAGCACACAGACCTCTGCTTGCCACCGCTTGGGCCAGCCCATCACGCAGATCAAGGACAGCTCACCAGTACTTGAAATCACTCAGTATTTTTTTGAGGCAGTTTCCACACAGATGGAAAAATGGTACGAAAGGAAGATTGAAGAAGCAAGATATCAAGCAGATCAGAAAGCAAATCAAGATAAAGTTGCTTTGCTTGAACAAATTAAAAGTTTGGAAGAAGAACTACAGAAACTGAGGACAAAAATGCAGACGGATAGCTAG